In Nocardia sp. NBC_01327, the genomic stretch TCGCGGTACAGCAGAGTTTCGGCATGGAATGCCGCGCGCACACCGCCCCACGGATCGGGACCGTGACCGCCGTAGGTGACCGCGAGATCCACCGGGCGGGTATGACCGTGCAGGGTCAGGTCACCCGGCATCACCCAGGTGTCGGCGCCGGTGCGGCGAAAACGCTTGCCGGTGAACGTGATCACCGGAAACCGCTCGACATCCAGGAACTCCGCCGAGCGCAGGTGATCGTCCCGCATACCGATACCGGTGTCCACGGTCGCCGCCTTGATCTCGGCGTATCCCGCTGACTGCTCGAAGGTTTCGGCGATATCGAGCCGCCCGCCGACCTCCGCGAAGCGCGCCTTGATGCCCGCGATTCCGAGATGGCGCGCGGTGACGATGACCGTCGAATGCATGGGATCGATCGTCCACGGCCCCGGCGGCGGCACCGTCACCGCATTCGCCTCCGGCGCCAGCATGATCTCGCCCAGTGTGCCCGTGCCCGCCGCCGAGATGCGGGCGAGCTGGGCCACCGGCTGGTGCCCCGGCGCGGTGATCACCGCGGTGTGCATGCCCGGGGGCAGCGGATCGGTCTCCGCCGCCCCGGTCGCACCGGCCACCGCACGGGCGAGCTGCTGCCCGGTCAGATCGGTGACGGTCAGCACCGCACCGGATACCG encodes the following:
- a CDS encoding YceI family protein; amino-acid sequence: MSGLTAQIRSAEGWPVSGAVLTVTDLTGQQLARAVAGATGAAETDPLPPGMHTAVITAPGHQPVAQLARISAAGTGTLGEIMLAPEANAVTVPPPGPWTIDPMHSTVIVTARHLGIAGIKARFAEVGGRLDIAETFEQSAGYAEIKAATVDTGIGMRDDHLRSAEFLDVERFPVITFTGKRFRRTGADTWVMPGDLTLHGHTRPVDLAVTYGGHGPDPWGGVRAAFHAETLLYRDDFAIDYNAVVRAGIAAVGTTVKVELDIELVQGDRLPAF